Proteins encoded within one genomic window of Ammonifex degensii KC4:
- the mfd gene encoding transcription-repair coupling factor — MEFLLKLFCEAPSVQKIKTALQAGKPQAVYGLSGTALSFLLAATFREWPAGMVIVPDEETALTLAAELKLLWGEEVFVFLPREIFGLGPSLPSAFVPRQRLLSLAALARRQGVVVATAPALLQGLAPPENFSPHCWELWKGEELSPEELGQRLVETGYVRVSAVEVPGQFARRGGIVDFFPPSSPLPVRVEFDGDEIARIATFDPASQRSQTRLEAVKVEPAVEVPNPCTGREILPESWFLSQGEDSFPYPEVLLPCLFPRVVSLLAYLPPGAPLALVEAQAAEKAAREAEERQMEICREMIAKKKLPEESRKAFLSWSEVAKELSLYPHRLRLSFLPEKNGEVLGLAVRTAPSFLGKFAQLAEEIQEFMRHYRVILLVDKEERVKGVVEGLKEYGIIPRLTPDSAPVGTVTVVKGGNLREGFIFPEAQFVLLTPAEIFGRRQATFSPTPTPVVEEEREFKPGEYVVHPEHGIGIYRGLVQLSVEGVTREYALIQYAGEDRLYLPADQLGVLERYVGGEGAKPRLSRLGGGEWKRVRARVKQAATDVARELLRLYAMRETAKGHAFSPDTPWQREFEAAFPYEETPDQLRAIADVKADMEKPRPMDRLICGDVGFGKTEIALRAAFKAVMDGKQVAVLVPTTILAQQHYRTFSSRFAPYPIRVAWLCRFQTPAEQREVIKGLKAGTIDIVIGTHRLLQNDVQFRDLGLVIIDEEQRFGVLQKEKLKLLRKEVDVLTLTATPIPRTLYMSLVGLRDTSCLTTPPPDRLPVETYVVEEDPAIIREAIRRELARGGQVYFVYNRVAGIVEVANWVKHLVPEARVAYAHGQMPEAALERIMLDFIDHKYDVLVATTIVENGLDIGNVNTLIVKDADQLGLSQLYQLRGRVGRTNRLAYAYFLYRRDKIINEAAKARLRAIKDFTSLGAGFKVAKRDLEIRGAGNLLGTEQHGHIQAVGLELYCRLLQEAIKELKGEEVVPPVDPVIELTVSAYIPDDYVPFDQKLEIYQELSRAETPEEVEGLAEGYRDRYGPFPPPFRNLLAVARLRAQAKRLRLKLIGRQGGFYRLVFAPGHQLSPAKLVAVADKWGARFKQEGEDFVILLPASGRGPEGEPELKKLSQFLVALH; from the coding sequence ATGGAGTTCCTGCTGAAACTTTTTTGTGAGGCACCTTCGGTACAAAAAATTAAGACCGCCCTGCAGGCAGGCAAGCCCCAGGCGGTCTACGGGCTGAGCGGCACGGCTCTAAGTTTCCTTCTGGCCGCTACCTTTCGCGAGTGGCCGGCAGGAATGGTGATCGTGCCGGACGAGGAAACGGCCCTGACCCTGGCGGCGGAGCTCAAGCTCCTGTGGGGGGAGGAGGTTTTTGTTTTCTTACCTCGGGAGATCTTTGGGTTGGGGCCTAGCCTTCCTTCTGCTTTTGTCCCCCGCCAGCGGCTCCTATCCCTGGCGGCACTTGCTCGCCGGCAGGGGGTAGTCGTGGCCACCGCGCCGGCACTCCTGCAGGGGCTGGCTCCGCCGGAAAACTTTTCTCCCCACTGCTGGGAGCTGTGGAAGGGAGAAGAGCTTTCCCCGGAGGAACTGGGGCAGAGGCTGGTCGAGACCGGTTACGTCCGCGTTTCAGCGGTAGAGGTTCCCGGGCAGTTTGCCCGGCGCGGGGGAATTGTGGACTTCTTTCCCCCTTCCTCCCCCCTTCCGGTCCGGGTGGAGTTTGACGGGGACGAGATAGCCCGCATCGCTACTTTCGACCCTGCTTCTCAGCGCTCGCAGACCCGGTTGGAAGCGGTTAAAGTAGAGCCGGCGGTCGAGGTCCCAAATCCTTGTACCGGACGGGAAATCCTTCCGGAGAGCTGGTTCTTGAGCCAGGGGGAAGATTCCTTCCCTTATCCGGAGGTGCTCCTTCCCTGCCTCTTTCCCCGCGTGGTGTCTCTTCTGGCTTATCTTCCTCCTGGGGCGCCCTTAGCGCTGGTGGAGGCCCAGGCGGCGGAAAAGGCGGCCCGTGAGGCCGAAGAGCGGCAGATGGAGATCTGCCGGGAGATGATTGCCAAGAAAAAGCTGCCGGAGGAGAGCCGGAAAGCTTTTCTTTCTTGGTCTGAAGTGGCCAAGGAGCTAAGCCTTTATCCCCACCGCCTGCGCCTTTCTTTTCTGCCGGAGAAGAACGGGGAAGTCCTGGGCCTGGCGGTGCGGACTGCCCCCAGCTTCCTTGGCAAGTTTGCCCAGCTGGCGGAAGAAATACAGGAGTTCATGCGTCACTACCGTGTGATCCTGCTAGTGGACAAGGAAGAAAGGGTCAAAGGAGTAGTGGAGGGGCTTAAAGAGTACGGTATCATTCCCAGGCTGACGCCGGACTCCGCCCCGGTAGGCACGGTGACGGTGGTGAAAGGGGGGAACTTGCGAGAGGGGTTTATCTTCCCCGAGGCTCAATTCGTCCTCCTCACTCCGGCAGAGATCTTCGGCCGACGCCAAGCTACCTTCTCGCCCACTCCGACCCCGGTGGTGGAGGAAGAGCGGGAGTTCAAACCGGGGGAGTACGTAGTCCATCCGGAGCACGGGATAGGCATCTACCGGGGGCTGGTCCAGCTCTCCGTAGAAGGGGTAACACGGGAGTACGCCCTCATCCAGTACGCCGGTGAAGACAGGCTTTACCTTCCAGCCGACCAACTGGGGGTGCTCGAGCGCTACGTAGGAGGGGAGGGGGCCAAGCCTCGTCTTTCCCGTCTGGGAGGGGGAGAGTGGAAGCGGGTTCGCGCCCGGGTCAAACAGGCGGCGACTGACGTGGCGCGGGAACTCTTACGCCTTTACGCCATGAGGGAGACGGCTAAAGGTCACGCCTTCTCGCCCGATACACCTTGGCAAAGGGAGTTTGAGGCCGCCTTTCCCTACGAGGAGACCCCGGATCAACTCCGGGCCATTGCCGACGTGAAGGCGGACATGGAAAAGCCCCGCCCTATGGATCGGCTCATCTGCGGGGACGTGGGCTTCGGCAAAACGGAGATAGCCTTGCGGGCGGCTTTCAAGGCGGTGATGGACGGCAAGCAGGTGGCGGTGTTGGTTCCCACCACCATCCTGGCTCAGCAACACTACCGGACCTTCTCCAGCCGCTTTGCTCCTTACCCGATAAGAGTAGCCTGGCTCTGCCGCTTCCAGACCCCGGCGGAGCAGCGGGAGGTGATAAAGGGGCTTAAGGCGGGCACTATCGACATTGTCATCGGCACCCACCGGCTTTTGCAGAACGACGTGCAGTTTCGCGACCTGGGCCTGGTGATCATCGACGAAGAACAACGCTTCGGCGTCCTGCAAAAGGAGAAGCTCAAGCTTCTGCGGAAGGAAGTGGATGTACTCACCCTGACGGCCACCCCCATTCCCCGCACCCTTTACATGTCTCTGGTCGGCTTGCGGGACACCAGCTGTCTTACCACCCCTCCTCCCGACCGGCTGCCGGTGGAGACCTACGTGGTGGAGGAGGACCCGGCCATCATCCGCGAGGCCATCAGGCGCGAGTTGGCCCGGGGTGGGCAGGTGTACTTCGTTTACAACCGGGTGGCTGGCATCGTGGAGGTGGCCAACTGGGTCAAGCACCTGGTGCCGGAAGCCAGGGTGGCCTATGCGCACGGCCAGATGCCGGAAGCCGCCCTGGAGCGCATCATGCTCGACTTCATCGACCATAAGTACGATGTGCTGGTGGCTACCACCATCGTGGAAAACGGGCTGGACATCGGCAACGTTAACACCCTGATCGTTAAAGACGCCGACCAACTAGGGCTTTCGCAGCTATACCAGCTGCGGGGAAGGGTGGGTAGGACCAACCGGCTGGCCTACGCCTACTTCCTGTACCGCCGGGACAAAATAATAAACGAAGCAGCCAAGGCACGGCTCCGGGCCATAAAGGACTTCACCTCCCTAGGGGCGGGGTTTAAAGTGGCCAAGCGCGACCTGGAGATCCGGGGTGCCGGGAACCTCTTGGGCACGGAGCAGCACGGGCACATCCAGGCGGTGGGGCTGGAACTCTACTGCCGGCTGCTGCAGGAGGCCATAAAGGAGCTCAAGGGAGAAGAAGTGGTCCCGCCGGTGGACCCGGTGATCGAACTCACGGTATCGGCCTACATCCCGGACGACTACGTTCCCTTCGACCAGAAGCTGGAGATCTACCAGGAGCTGAGCCGGGCCGAGACCCCGGAGGAGGTGGAGGGTCTGGCCGAGGGTTACCGCGATCGCTACGGTCCTTTCCCGCCTCCCTTCCGCAACCTTCTGGCGGTGGCGCGGCTGCGGGCTCAGGCCAAAAGATTGCGGCTCAAGCTCATAGGACGCCAGGGCGGGTTTTACCGCTTGGTCTTTGCGCCTGGACACCAACTTTCCCCCGCCAAGCTGGTTGCGGTAGCGGATAAGTGGGGGGCGCGCTTCAAGCAGGAGGGAGAAGATTTCGTTATCCTGCTCCCGGCTTCCGGGAGAGGGCCGGAGGGGGAGCCTGAACTCAAAAAATTGTCGCAATTTCTTGTGGCCCTCCACTAA
- the pth gene encoding aminoacyl-tRNA hydrolase, whose product MGEKKLKAVVGLGNPGPAYADTRHNLGFMVLDRLARQVGVSFAKEVKLCSRLAVLRLEDREVYLLKPQTYMNLSGEAVKLLVEKKELFPEEILVIYDDLDLPLGRLKLALSGSSGGHRGMGSVLESLGTTSVPRLRLGIGRPPAGLDPATYVLSPFAPEEREELDRVLERAVAAVECALQEGMAQAMNKFNRRQP is encoded by the coding sequence ATGGGGGAAAAGAAACTTAAGGCGGTGGTGGGGCTGGGAAATCCGGGGCCGGCCTACGCCGATACCCGGCACAACCTGGGTTTCATGGTGCTGGATCGGCTGGCTCGGCAAGTTGGGGTGTCGTTTGCCAAAGAGGTCAAACTGTGCTCCCGCCTAGCCGTGCTGCGCCTAGAGGATCGGGAAGTCTATTTGCTCAAGCCCCAAACCTACATGAATTTGAGCGGCGAAGCGGTTAAGCTGCTGGTTGAGAAGAAAGAACTTTTTCCAGAGGAAATACTGGTAATCTACGACGATCTGGATTTACCCTTGGGCCGCTTGAAACTTGCCCTTTCGGGTTCGTCCGGGGGGCATCGGGGGATGGGCTCGGTGCTAGAATCGCTGGGAACCACTTCGGTGCCGCGGCTGCGCCTGGGCATCGGGCGGCCTCCGGCGGGATTAGACCCGGCCACTTACGTGCTCAGCCCCTTTGCCCCGGAAGAGCGCGAGGAGCTCGACCGGGTGTTGGAGCGGGCGGTGGCGGCGGTGGAGTGTGCTTTGCAGGAAGGCATGGCCCAAGCTATGAATAAATTCAACCGGCGCCAGCCATAA
- the spoVT gene encoding stage V sporulation protein T codes for MKATGIVRRIDDLGRVVIPKEIRRTLRIREGDPLEIFVDRDGEVILKKYSPIGDLGDFAQEYAESLHEAVGHIALITDRDTVVAVAGSPKKEFLNKPIGSAVEKVMEGRKAVIVNCPGDPLCQEGLLAEEEGNFVAAVIAPIVSEGDPIGAVILASREEGVKMGELELKLAETAASFLAKQMA; via the coding sequence ATGAAGGCGACGGGAATCGTGAGGAGAATCGACGATCTGGGCAGGGTGGTGATCCCGAAGGAGATTAGAAGAACGCTCAGGATCAGAGAAGGAGATCCCCTGGAGATCTTCGTCGATCGGGACGGCGAGGTTATCCTCAAGAAGTACTCCCCCATCGGAGACCTAGGTGATTTCGCCCAGGAGTACGCCGAGTCGCTTCACGAGGCGGTGGGGCATATAGCGCTCATAACCGACCGGGACACCGTGGTGGCGGTGGCGGGCAGCCCTAAAAAAGAGTTTCTGAACAAGCCCATAGGCTCGGCAGTGGAGAAGGTGATGGAGGGGCGCAAGGCGGTAATCGTCAACTGCCCTGGCGATCCCTTGTGCCAAGAGGGACTGCTCGCGGAGGAAGAGGGAAACTTCGTGGCTGCCGTGATAGCCCCCATAGTTTCCGAGGGAGATCCCATAGGAGCGGTCATCCTGGCTTCCCGCGAAGAAGGAGTCAAGATGGGAGAGTTGGAGCTCAAGCTGGCGGAAACGGCGGCTTCTTTCCTGGCCAAGCAGATGGCTTAA